One window of Leishmania mexicana MHOM/GT/2001/U1103 complete genome, chromosome 12 genomic DNA carries:
- a CDS encoding ribonuclease mar1 — MSRLMPHYSKGKTAFLCVDLQEAFCKRIKNFQNCVFVANRLARLHEVVPENTKYIVTEHYPKGLGRIVPEITLPKTAHVIEKTRFSCIVLQVEELLKDVDNVVVFGIEGHACILQTVADLLDMNKRVFLPKDGLGSQKKTDFKAAMKLMSSWGPNCEISTSESILLQMTKDAMDPKFKAISKLLKETHPMPI; from the coding sequence ATGTCCCGCTTGATGCCGCATTACTCCAAGGGCAAGACGGCCTTCCTGTGCGTAGATCTCCAAGAGGCGTTTTGTAAGCGCATCAAGAATTTTCAGAATTGCGTGTTCGTTGCCAACCGGCTGGCACGCCTGCATGAGGTGGTGCCCGAGAACACCAAGTACATTGTCACAGAGCATTATCCGAAGGGTCTCGGCCGCATCGTGCCGGAGATTACCTTGCCCAAAACCGCCCACGTGATCGAGAAGACGCGCTTCTCGTGTATCGTGCTACAAGTGGAGGAGCTTCTGAAAGACGTGGACAATGTTGTCGTCTTCGGTATTGAGGGGCATGCCTGCATCCTGCAAACAGTGGCTGACCTCCTGGACATGAACAAGCGTGTGTTCCTTCCAAAAGACGGCCTGGGCAGTCAAAAGAAGACAGACTTTAAGGCCGCGATGAAGTTAATGAGCTCGTGGGGCCCCAACTGCGAGATCAGCACCTCTGAGTCGATTCTGCTTCAGATGACAAAGGATGCCATGGACCCCAAGTTCAAAGCGATTTcgaagctgctgaaggagacACACCCGATGCCGATCTGA